A stretch of Campylobacter gracilis DNA encodes these proteins:
- a CDS encoding c-type cytochrome, which produces MKEIRTLILVLFCVGILYWFIEPYAHTKLSPHTDPVNYDFAAGDTALAAHNVAAAESALAAAEKGGDETMIKNSKKALVGAKEQQDKTVLFWDEINKIDLSKGDAVRGAETFTNAGCTACHGVKSANIPAPMDAASASAAYGVNPPDLSSAGYLYTDQFLAALIKDPIMALKLDQKFGDEKPFPMPGFFGAGGDLNQEIADIVAYLKSLAPSEDKLIASEVAASGIKQGTELNEAQKKFLLSKAVFEDACLRCHDVKYDKLFASSDKASLAAYMGSTPPDLSMMIRSKGANYLHEFINDTQKKLPGTSMPRVGLNENAEAKVVEYLADVGDSKKAEREATTINIMIYFLILSVFAGLWKSKIWSKLH; this is translated from the coding sequence ATGAAAGAGATAAGAACCCTAATCTTAGTGCTTTTTTGTGTGGGAATTTTATACTGGTTTATCGAGCCTTATGCTCATACTAAGCTTAGTCCGCACACTGATCCGGTAAATTACGACTTTGCAGCAGGCGATACGGCTTTAGCTGCGCATAACGTAGCCGCAGCAGAAAGCGCTTTGGCCGCAGCTGAAAAAGGCGGAGATGAGACGATGATAAAAAATTCTAAAAAAGCCCTTGTCGGCGCGAAAGAGCAACAAGACAAAACGGTGCTTTTTTGGGACGAGATAAATAAAATCGATCTTAGTAAAGGCGATGCCGTACGAGGCGCCGAGACCTTTACAAATGCAGGCTGCACCGCATGTCATGGAGTAAAAAGTGCAAATATCCCCGCTCCTATGGACGCGGCAAGCGCTAGTGCCGCATACGGCGTCAATCCTCCGGATCTTAGCAGCGCAGGCTATCTATACACCGATCAATTCTTAGCTGCACTCATCAAAGATCCGATCATGGCTCTTAAGCTAGATCAGAAATTTGGCGACGAAAAGCCTTTTCCGATGCCTGGATTTTTCGGTGCGGGCGGTGATCTAAATCAAGAGATCGCCGATATCGTAGCCTATCTAAAATCGCTCGCTCCTAGCGAGGATAAACTAATCGCCTCTGAGGTTGCTGCTAGTGGCATCAAACAAGGCACTGAACTAAATGAAGCGCAGAAAAAATTCCTTTTAAGCAAGGCGGTTTTTGAGGATGCTTGTCTAAGATGTCACGATGTCAAATATGATAAGCTCTTTGCATCCAGCGACAAGGCTAGCTTGGCTGCGTATATGGGCTCGACGCCTCCTGATCTTTCGATGATGATCCGTTCTAAGGGCGCCAACTATCTGCACGAGTTTATCAATGATACGCAAAAGAAGCTTCCAGGCACTTCGATGCCGCGCGTAGGCTTGAACGAAAACGCTGAAGCCAAGGTCGTGGAGTATCTAGCTGACGTAGGCGATAGCAAAAAAGCCGAGCGTGAAGCTACAACCATAAATATTATGATTTATTTCTTGATCCTTTCTGTTTTTGCAGGTCTTTGGAAAAGCAAAATTTGGTCGAAACTTCATTAA